The genomic interval AGCCTTGTGCTGCGAAGAGGCCGGCATGGGCACCTACTTCTCTATGGCTGCAATGGCCTCTTCGCAGCACAAGGCTGCTCCTACATCCGGGTAGCCTCAGCGCAACAGGGCCTGGATCTGCTCGTGCAGGGTATCCAGGTCGAACGGCTTGGCCAGGATCGGCGCCTTGCGCGTGATCGGGCTGCCAGACTCGAGAATCTCCGCCGGGTAGCCACTGATGAAAATCACCTTCAGCTCCGGCCGCAGTTTTACTGCGGGCTCAGCGATATCCACCCCAGAGATGCCCCCTGGCAAGCGAAAATCGGTGACCATCAGGTCCAGGTGCGGCTTGCTCGCCAGGATCTTGAACGCCTGCTCGCCGTCTTCGGCCACCAGCACGTGATACCCCTCGCCGGCCAGGTAGTCGCGCAAAATCATCCGAATCGCCGGCTCGTCCTCGACCACCAGCACCACATCTTGTGCATCTTCACTCATGATAACGCCTTGAAATTCTTACAGTTGGCCATCTGACCCCAAGCTTACGCAGAGGTTGCCCGCGCCTGGTCGTTTTGTTCTTTGAACGTTGCCAGCGGCAATTGCAACGTGAATGTGGCGCCCTCGCCTTCCTCGCTGTCCACCAGAATCCGCCCGCCGTGGGCCTGGACGATCTGCTCGGAGATGAACAGCCCCAACCCCAGCCCACCGCTGGCCTGGTGTGCTGCGACGCGCTCGAACTGCTGGAAAATGCGCTGCTGGTTGACGGCGCTGATGCCAATGCCGTGATCCTGCACCTGCACCCAGGCCATGCCGCCCTCCGCGAACACCCGCACCTGCACCGGTTTTCGTTCACCGTAACGC from Pseudomonas kermanshahensis carries:
- a CDS encoding response regulator; its protein translation is MSEDAQDVVLVVEDEPAIRMILRDYLAGEGYHVLVAEDGEQAFKILASKPHLDLMVTDFRLPGGISGVDIAEPAVKLRPELKVIFISGYPAEILESGSPITRKAPILAKPFDLDTLHEQIQALLR